The Plasmodium cynomolgi strain B DNA, scaffold: 0113, whole genome shotgun sequence genome includes a region encoding these proteins:
- a CDS encoding CYIR protein (putative;~vir-type antigen) has product MDEHTSDEVTCTKYCEEVISLDDTNEAVILLCAKIVKNLKELPSILKSVTSQDDLCSYLRYWSYEKIIDIFNKYPPKYNNYSVLNKLNYVLFTVNNDLKADKWCSYNFDGIFSKWEKEKELHDYFKNFEKINDNIDKKTSNCNTYLEYLKHISELYMKDLKYCCAYYTNPDPGYLEMCPKYFKCEKKYFPHSLISKLNCKNEKIDTNVDEIFKGLFVDLGVVTIIIKNDVLFE; this is encoded by the exons TGAGGTTACATGTACCAAATATTGTGAAGAAGTAATTTCTTTGGATGATACAAATGAAGCTGTTATTTTGCTTTGCGccaaaatagtaaaaaactTAAAAGAATTACCAAGTATTCTGAAGAGTGTTACTTCTCAAGATGATCTATGCTCATATTTGCGTTACTGGtcttatgaaaaaataatagatatatttaataaatatccaccaaaatataataattattctgTCCTTAATAAACTCAATTATGTTCTGTTTACAGTTAATAATGATTTAAAAGCAGATAAATGGTGTTCCTATAATTTTGATGGTATTTTTagtaaatgggaaaaagagaaagagctacatgattattttaaaaattttgaaaaaataaatgataatattgataaaaaaactaGTAATTGTAATACATATTTGGAATACCTTAAGCACATTAGTGAACTGTATATGAAAGATCTAAAATATTGTTGCGCATATTATACTAATCCTGATCCGGGTTATTTAGAGATGtgtccaaaatattttaaatgtgaaaagaaatattttccacatAGCCTCATATCGAAgttaaattgtaaaaatgagaagataGATACAAACGTggatgaaatatttaaaggTTTATTCGTTGATCTTGGTGTTGTAACGATTA taatcAAAAACGACGTTTTATTTGAATAA